A portion of the Bubalus kerabau isolate K-KA32 ecotype Philippines breed swamp buffalo chromosome 1, PCC_UOA_SB_1v2, whole genome shotgun sequence genome contains these proteins:
- the WDR83OS gene encoding PAT complex subunit Asterix — MSANNMSDPRRPNKVLRYKPPPSECNPALDDPTPDYMNLLGMIFSMCGLMLKLKWCAWVAVYCSFISFANSRSSEDTKQMMSSFMLSISAVVMSYLQNPQPMTPPW, encoded by the exons ATGTCCGCGAACAATATGTCGGACCCACGGAGGCCCAACAAAGTGCTGAG GTACAAGCCCCCACCGAGCGAGTGTAACCCAGCCCTGGATGATCCGACACCAGACTACATGAACCTGCTCGGCATGATCTTCAGCATGTGCGGCCTCATGCTCAAG CTGAAGTGGTGTGCTTGGGTCGCTGTCTACTGCTCCTTCATCAGctttgccaactcccggagctctgAGGACACGAAGCAGATGATGAGTAGCTTCAT gCTGTCTATCTCTGCCGTGGTGATGTCATATCTGCAGAACCCTCAGCCCATGACGCCCCCCTGGTGA
- the DHPS gene encoding deoxyhypusine synthase isoform X1: MEGPQEREAPAAALAAVLKHSSALPFETAQVRGYDFNRGVDYRALLEAFSTTGFQATNFGRAVQQVNAMIEKKLEPLSEDEDQHADLTQSRRPLTGCTIFLGYTSNLISSGIRETIRYLVQHNMVDVLVTTAGGVEEDFIKCLAPTYLGEFSLRGKELRENGINRIGNLLVPNDNYCKFEDWLMPILDQMVLEQNTEGVKWTPSKMIARLGKEINNPESVYYWAQKNHIPVLSPALTDGSLGDMIFFHSYKNPGLVLDIVDDLRLINTQAIFAKRTGMIILGGGMVKHHIANANLMRNGADYAVYINTAQEFDGSDSGARPDEAVSWGKIRMDAQPVKVYADASLVFPLLVAETFAQKVDAFTPEKNED; the protein is encoded by the exons ATGGAGGGTCCCCAGGAGAGGGAGGCGCCCGCTGCGGCACTGGCCGCCGTGCTGAAGCACAGTTCGGCACTGCCGTTCGAGACCGCGCAGGTCCGGGGCTACGACTTCAACCGTGGCGTGGACTATCGCGCACTGCTAGAGGCTTTCAGCACCACTGGTTTCCAAGCCACCAACTTCGGGCGCGCGGTACAGCAAGTCAACGCCATG ATAGAGAAGAAACTCGAGCCGCTATCCGAGGATGAAGACCAACATGCAGACCTGACCCAGAGCCGACGCCCACTCACCGGCTGCACCATTTTTCTGGGCTACACATCCAACCTCATCAGTTCAGGCATTCGTGAGACTATCCGTTACCTCGTGCAGCACAACATG GTGGACGTCTTGGTGACCACAGCTGGGGGTGTGGAGGAGGATTTCATCAAGTGCTTGGCGCCCACATACCTGGGCGAGTTCAGCCTCAGGGGGAAGGAGCTACGTGAGAACGGGATCaacag GATTGGAAACCTGCTGGTGCCCAATGACAATTACTGCAAGTTTGAGGACTGGTTGATGCCCATTTTGGACCAGATGGTGCTGGAGCAGAACACAGAG GGTGTGAAGTGGACACCTTCCAAGATGATCGCCCGGCTTGGCAAGGAGATAAACAACCCAGAGTCCGTGTATTACTGGGCCCAGAAG AACCATATTCCTGTGTTGAGCCCAGCACTCACAGATGGCTCGCTGGGTGACATGATCTTCTTCCACTCCTATAAGAACCCAGGCCTGGTCCTGGACATTGTTGATG ACCTCAGGCTCATCAACACACAGGCTATCTTCGCCAAGCGCACGGGGATGATCATCCTGGGTGGTGGCATGGTCAAGCACCACATCGCCAATGCCAACCTCATG CGGAATGGCGCTGACTATGCCGTCTACATCAACACTGCCCAGGAGTTTGATGGCTCTGACTCAGGTGCCCGGCCGGATGAAGCTGTCTCATGGGGCAAGATCCGGATGGATGCACAGCCTGTCAAG GTCTATGCTGACGCCTCCTTGGTCTTCCCGCTGCTTGTAGCTGAAACCTTTGCCCAGAAGGTAGATGCCTTCACGCCCGAGAAGAATGAGGACTGA
- the DHPS gene encoding deoxyhypusine synthase isoform X2: protein MEGPQEREAPAAALAAVLKHSSALPFETAQVRGYDFNRGVDYRALLEAFSTTGFQATNFGRAVQQVNAMIEKKLEPLSEDEDQHADLTQSRRPLTGCTIFLGYTSNLISSGIRETIRYLVQHNMVDVLVTTAGGVEEDFIKCLAPTYLGEFSLRGKELRENGINRIGNLLVPNDNYCKFEDWLMPILDQMVLEQNTEGVKWTPSKMIARLGKEINNPESVYYWAQKRNGADYAVYINTAQEFDGSDSGARPDEAVSWGKIRMDAQPVKVYADASLVFPLLVAETFAQKVDAFTPEKNED from the exons ATGGAGGGTCCCCAGGAGAGGGAGGCGCCCGCTGCGGCACTGGCCGCCGTGCTGAAGCACAGTTCGGCACTGCCGTTCGAGACCGCGCAGGTCCGGGGCTACGACTTCAACCGTGGCGTGGACTATCGCGCACTGCTAGAGGCTTTCAGCACCACTGGTTTCCAAGCCACCAACTTCGGGCGCGCGGTACAGCAAGTCAACGCCATG ATAGAGAAGAAACTCGAGCCGCTATCCGAGGATGAAGACCAACATGCAGACCTGACCCAGAGCCGACGCCCACTCACCGGCTGCACCATTTTTCTGGGCTACACATCCAACCTCATCAGTTCAGGCATTCGTGAGACTATCCGTTACCTCGTGCAGCACAACATG GTGGACGTCTTGGTGACCACAGCTGGGGGTGTGGAGGAGGATTTCATCAAGTGCTTGGCGCCCACATACCTGGGCGAGTTCAGCCTCAGGGGGAAGGAGCTACGTGAGAACGGGATCaacag GATTGGAAACCTGCTGGTGCCCAATGACAATTACTGCAAGTTTGAGGACTGGTTGATGCCCATTTTGGACCAGATGGTGCTGGAGCAGAACACAGAG GGTGTGAAGTGGACACCTTCCAAGATGATCGCCCGGCTTGGCAAGGAGATAAACAACCCAGAGTCCGTGTATTACTGGGCCCAGAAG CGGAATGGCGCTGACTATGCCGTCTACATCAACACTGCCCAGGAGTTTGATGGCTCTGACTCAGGTGCCCGGCCGGATGAAGCTGTCTCATGGGGCAAGATCCGGATGGATGCACAGCCTGTCAAG GTCTATGCTGACGCCTCCTTGGTCTTCCCGCTGCTTGTAGCTGAAACCTTTGCCCAGAAGGTAGATGCCTTCACGCCCGAGAAGAATGAGGACTGA
- the DHPS gene encoding deoxyhypusine synthase isoform X4 gives MVDVLVTTAGGVEEDFIKCLAPTYLGEFSLRGKELRENGINRIGNLLVPNDNYCKFEDWLMPILDQMVLEQNTEGVKWTPSKMIARLGKEINNPESVYYWAQKNHIPVLSPALTDGSLGDMIFFHSYKNPGLVLDIVDDLRLINTQAIFAKRTGMIILGGGMVKHHIANANLMRNGADYAVYINTAQEFDGSDSGARPDEAVSWGKIRMDAQPVKVYADASLVFPLLVAETFAQKVDAFTPEKNED, from the exons ATG GTGGACGTCTTGGTGACCACAGCTGGGGGTGTGGAGGAGGATTTCATCAAGTGCTTGGCGCCCACATACCTGGGCGAGTTCAGCCTCAGGGGGAAGGAGCTACGTGAGAACGGGATCaacag GATTGGAAACCTGCTGGTGCCCAATGACAATTACTGCAAGTTTGAGGACTGGTTGATGCCCATTTTGGACCAGATGGTGCTGGAGCAGAACACAGAG GGTGTGAAGTGGACACCTTCCAAGATGATCGCCCGGCTTGGCAAGGAGATAAACAACCCAGAGTCCGTGTATTACTGGGCCCAGAAG AACCATATTCCTGTGTTGAGCCCAGCACTCACAGATGGCTCGCTGGGTGACATGATCTTCTTCCACTCCTATAAGAACCCAGGCCTGGTCCTGGACATTGTTGATG ACCTCAGGCTCATCAACACACAGGCTATCTTCGCCAAGCGCACGGGGATGATCATCCTGGGTGGTGGCATGGTCAAGCACCACATCGCCAATGCCAACCTCATG CGGAATGGCGCTGACTATGCCGTCTACATCAACACTGCCCAGGAGTTTGATGGCTCTGACTCAGGTGCCCGGCCGGATGAAGCTGTCTCATGGGGCAAGATCCGGATGGATGCACAGCCTGTCAAG GTCTATGCTGACGCCTCCTTGGTCTTCCCGCTGCTTGTAGCTGAAACCTTTGCCCAGAAGGTAGATGCCTTCACGCCCGAGAAGAATGAGGACTGA
- the WDR83 gene encoding WD repeat domain-containing protein 83, with amino-acid sequence MEDNNKVTPSQGKECFRAGACKVARRGSRGMAFPEPKPRGPELPQKRLKTLDCGQGAVRAVRFNVDGNYCLTCGSDKTLKLWNPLRGTLLRTYSGHGYEVLDAAGSFDNSSLCSGGGDKAVVLWDVASGQVVRKFRGHAGKVNTVQFNEEATVILSGSIDSTIRCWDCRSRKPEPIQTLDEARDGISSVKVSDHEVLAGSVDGRVRRYDLRMGQLFSDYVGSPITCICFSRDGQCTLVSSLDSTLRLLDKDTGELLGEYTGHKNKEYKLDCCLSERDTHVVSCSEDGKVFFWDLVEGALALALPVGPGVVQSLTYHPTEPCLLTAMGGSIQCWREETYEAEGAPG; translated from the exons ATGGAGGACAATAATAAGGTTACACCCTCCCAGGGCAAGGAATGCTTCCGTGCCGGCGCGTGTAAGGTGGCGAGAAGGGGAAGCCGGGGGATGGCTTTCCCTGAGCCAAAACCGCGGGGCCCCGAGCTGCCGCAGAAACGGTTGAAGACGTTGGACTGCGGGCAGGGGGCGGTTCGAGCTGTGCGATTTAATG TGGATGGCAATTACTGTCTGACTTGCGGCAGCGACAAGACCCTGAAGCTGTGGAACCCGCTGCGGGGGACGTTACTGCGGACGTACAGCGGCCACGGCTACGAGGTGCTGGATGCGGCTGG CTCCTTTGATAACAgcagtctttgctctggaggTGGGGACAAGGCGGTGGTGCTGTGGGATGTGGCGTCAGGGCAAGTCGTGCGGAAATTCCGGGGCCACGCGGGG AAGGTGAACACAGTACAGTTTAATGAAGAGGCCACAGTCATCCTGTCTG GCTCTATCGATTCCACCATCCGCTGCTGGGACTGTCGCTCTCGGAAACCTGAGCCAATACAGACACTGGACGAAGCCAGAGATGGTATATCCAGCGTGAAGGTGTCAGACCATGAGGTCCTCGCAGG TTCCGTAGATGGCCGGGTGAGGCGCTATGACTTGAGGATGGGGCAGCTCTTCTCAGACTACGTGGGCA GCCCCATCACCTGCATCTGCTTCAGCCGGGATGGCCAGTGCACCCTGGTGTCCAGCCTAGACTCCACCTTGCGGCTTCTGGACAAGGACACAGGGGAGCTGCTGGGCGA GTACACGGGCCATAAGAACAAGGAGTATAAGCTGGACTGCTGCCTGAGCGAGCGCGACACACATGTGGTCAGCTGCTCTGAGGACGGGAAGGTGTTCTTCTGGGACCTGGTGGAA GGTGCCCTGGCGCTGGCCCTGCCTGTGGGTCCCGGTGTGGTGCAATCGCTGACCTACCACCCCACGGAGCCCTGCCTGCTGACTGCCATGGGGGGCAGCATCCAGTGCTGGCGGGAGGAGACCTACGAGGCTGAAGGTGCCCCAGGCTGA
- the DHPS gene encoding deoxyhypusine synthase isoform X5 yields MPILDQMVLEQNTEGVKWTPSKMIARLGKEINNPESVYYWAQKNHIPVLSPALTDGSLGDMIFFHSYKNPGLVLDIVDDLRLINTQAIFAKRTGMIILGGGMVKHHIANANLMRNGADYAVYINTAQEFDGSDSGARPDEAVSWGKIRMDAQPVKVYADASLVFPLLVAETFAQKVDAFTPEKNED; encoded by the exons ATGCCCATTTTGGACCAGATGGTGCTGGAGCAGAACACAGAG GGTGTGAAGTGGACACCTTCCAAGATGATCGCCCGGCTTGGCAAGGAGATAAACAACCCAGAGTCCGTGTATTACTGGGCCCAGAAG AACCATATTCCTGTGTTGAGCCCAGCACTCACAGATGGCTCGCTGGGTGACATGATCTTCTTCCACTCCTATAAGAACCCAGGCCTGGTCCTGGACATTGTTGATG ACCTCAGGCTCATCAACACACAGGCTATCTTCGCCAAGCGCACGGGGATGATCATCCTGGGTGGTGGCATGGTCAAGCACCACATCGCCAATGCCAACCTCATG CGGAATGGCGCTGACTATGCCGTCTACATCAACACTGCCCAGGAGTTTGATGGCTCTGACTCAGGTGCCCGGCCGGATGAAGCTGTCTCATGGGGCAAGATCCGGATGGATGCACAGCCTGTCAAG GTCTATGCTGACGCCTCCTTGGTCTTCCCGCTGCTTGTAGCTGAAACCTTTGCCCAGAAGGTAGATGCCTTCACGCCCGAGAAGAATGAGGACTGA
- the DHPS gene encoding deoxyhypusine synthase isoform X3 — protein sequence MEGPQEREAPAAALAAVLKHSSALPFETAQVRGYDFNRGVDYRALLEAFSTTGFQATNFGRAVQQVNAMIEKKLEPLSEDEDQHADLTQSRRPLTGCTIFLGYTSNLISSGIRETIRYLVQHNMVDVLVTTAGGVEEDFIKCLAPTYLGEFSLRGKELRENGINRIGNLLVPNDNYCKFEDWLMPILDQMVLEQNTEGVKWTPSKMIARLGKEINNPESVYYWAQKNHIPVLSPALTDGSLGDMIFFHSYKNPGLVLDIVDDLRLINTQAIFAKRTGMIILGGGMVKHHIANANLM from the exons ATGGAGGGTCCCCAGGAGAGGGAGGCGCCCGCTGCGGCACTGGCCGCCGTGCTGAAGCACAGTTCGGCACTGCCGTTCGAGACCGCGCAGGTCCGGGGCTACGACTTCAACCGTGGCGTGGACTATCGCGCACTGCTAGAGGCTTTCAGCACCACTGGTTTCCAAGCCACCAACTTCGGGCGCGCGGTACAGCAAGTCAACGCCATG ATAGAGAAGAAACTCGAGCCGCTATCCGAGGATGAAGACCAACATGCAGACCTGACCCAGAGCCGACGCCCACTCACCGGCTGCACCATTTTTCTGGGCTACACATCCAACCTCATCAGTTCAGGCATTCGTGAGACTATCCGTTACCTCGTGCAGCACAACATG GTGGACGTCTTGGTGACCACAGCTGGGGGTGTGGAGGAGGATTTCATCAAGTGCTTGGCGCCCACATACCTGGGCGAGTTCAGCCTCAGGGGGAAGGAGCTACGTGAGAACGGGATCaacag GATTGGAAACCTGCTGGTGCCCAATGACAATTACTGCAAGTTTGAGGACTGGTTGATGCCCATTTTGGACCAGATGGTGCTGGAGCAGAACACAGAG GGTGTGAAGTGGACACCTTCCAAGATGATCGCCCGGCTTGGCAAGGAGATAAACAACCCAGAGTCCGTGTATTACTGGGCCCAGAAG AACCATATTCCTGTGTTGAGCCCAGCACTCACAGATGGCTCGCTGGGTGACATGATCTTCTTCCACTCCTATAAGAACCCAGGCCTGGTCCTGGACATTGTTGATG ACCTCAGGCTCATCAACACACAGGCTATCTTCGCCAAGCGCACGGGGATGATCATCCTGGGTGGTGGCATGGTCAAGCACCACATCGCCAATGCCAACCTCATG TGA